In Chitinophagaceae bacterium, a single genomic region encodes these proteins:
- a CDS encoding cupin fold metalloprotein, WbuC family — protein MNIYSRIEPTLLLHIINRARDIQTGRVDIVPPDEFIQCAAICMDQGKTFKPHRHKPFAKETHITQESWVVIRGMVQVTLYDIDNSVLHTDVLEPGDCSITLMGGHNYLAMHDNTIVYEYKTGPYTGQQDDKVMI, from the coding sequence ATGAACATATATTCACGCATAGAACCAACATTACTACTACACATCATCAACCGTGCCCGTGATATACAGACAGGGCGTGTTGACATTGTGCCGCCGGATGAGTTCATTCAATGTGCTGCAATATGTATGGATCAAGGTAAGACGTTTAAACCACATAGGCATAAACCGTTTGCTAAGGAAACGCACATAACACAAGAATCATGGGTTGTGATTCGTGGCATGGTTCAGGTTACGCTGTACGATATTGATAACAGTGTTCTGCACACGGATGTACTTGAACCTGGTGATTGTTCAATAACTTTGATGGGTGGCCATAACTACCTTGCCATGCACGATAACACTATTGTTTACGAATATAAAACCGGGCCTTATACCGGGCAGCAGGATGATAAGGTTATGATATGA
- a CDS encoding methyltransferase domain-containing protein encodes MVKLHLGCGKRDFGPSWDHIDMADFPHIKSHDVTKLPYESETVDLIYASHLIAYFDRDEIVPILKEWRRVLRPGGCLRLATPDFYQMAKIYVQQNGADLSQFLGPLYGKMGVIYHKTTYDFYSLIELLSSCGFKNIRKYNRHATDHARYDDHSAAYIDGKLISLNVQCYV; translated from the coding sequence ATGGTAAAACTTCATTTAGGATGCGGTAAACGTGATTTCGGGCCGTCATGGGATCATATTGACATGGCCGACTTCCCACATATTAAAAGCCATGACGTTACCAAACTGCCATACGAATCAGAAACAGTTGATCTTATCTATGCCAGCCATTTGATTGCGTATTTTGACCGTGATGAGATTGTACCGATACTTAAAGAGTGGCGGCGTGTACTTCGTCCAGGCGGATGCCTTCGGTTAGCAACACCAGACTTTTACCAGATGGCAAAGATTTACGTGCAGCAGAATGGTGCTGACCTGAGCCAGTTCCTGGGGCCTTTATATGGTAAGATGGGAGTGATATACCACAAAACAACGTATGATTTTTACAGCCTTATCGAGTTGCTGTCATCATGCGGGTTTAAGAATATCAGAAAGTACAATCGTCATGCAACTGATCATGCCAGGTATGATGATCATTCTGCTGCATATATTGATGGGAAGTTAATATCATTAAATGTACAATGCTATGTCTGA
- a CDS encoding putative sugar O-methyltransferase: MYNAMSEWMIKGKMRDDYLRECSNVDLDKIQSNPVLMNMFNKPQQYVTVMNRIVELFGSLDKLRICEIGGGYGGQVKVILDNYKPACYHMIDLPEPLKLQQRFLSGYSAEYFTEPTGQKYDLVISNYAISEIPDNKLYIDEVLRKSVHGYITCNTDLVKLGWPHQKLPDIPGERKTNYVLVW; the protein is encoded by the coding sequence ATGTACAATGCTATGTCTGAATGGATGATTAAAGGTAAAATGAGGGATGATTATTTGCGTGAGTGTAGTAATGTTGACTTGGATAAGATACAGAGCAACCCGGTACTTATGAATATGTTTAATAAACCACAGCAGTACGTTACAGTCATGAACCGTATCGTTGAACTATTTGGGTCGTTGGATAAGTTAAGGATATGTGAGATCGGAGGAGGTTATGGGGGGCAGGTAAAGGTTATTTTAGATAACTATAAGCCGGCATGTTACCACATGATTGATTTGCCTGAACCGCTAAAACTTCAGCAAAGGTTTTTATCGGGATACAGCGCTGAATATTTTACCGAACCAACCGGACAAAAATATGATCTTGTTATTTCAAACTATGCCATTAGTGAAATACCGGATAATAAATTGTATATTGACGAAGTTTTGCGGAAGTCAGTACACGGGTATATTACCTGTAATACAGACTTGGTAAAACTGGGTTGGCCTCATCAAAAGTTGCCGGATATTCCGGGCGAACGTAAAACAAACTATGTACTTGTATGGTAA
- a CDS encoding DegT/DnrJ/EryC1/StrS family aminotransferase: MVKQYPASQYDYWHNEWVNKRVQSVVCGDVCTVTHLPDWSTVTEFEKQIAGFFGAPYAVAVDSCTHGLELCLRMHGAKCVKSPRYTYLSVPMLADKLGIKLIWDDEYLGWDRQYNIGNWIWDCATLWESGVYMDGTFMCLSFQYQKHLSLGRGGMILCPDEQSYNQLKKMSYDGRLPGIPWREQDIDTMGYHYYMTPETAALGLQKLPEAIATPPRIWSHKDYPDLTKMKLWAKH, encoded by the coding sequence ATGGTAAAGCAATATCCAGCCTCACAGTACGACTACTGGCATAATGAATGGGTGAACAAAAGAGTTCAGTCGGTTGTGTGTGGTGATGTTTGTACCGTAACACATTTACCTGATTGGTCAACAGTTACAGAATTTGAGAAACAGATAGCCGGCTTTTTCGGCGCTCCTTACGCCGTTGCTGTGGATAGTTGCACGCATGGGTTGGAATTGTGTTTGAGGATGCATGGTGCTAAGTGTGTAAAGTCTCCACGCTATACTTATTTATCTGTTCCTATGCTGGCTGATAAACTGGGTATAAAATTAATATGGGATGATGAGTATTTAGGTTGGGATAGACAGTATAATATTGGCAACTGGATATGGGATTGCGCAACATTATGGGAGAGTGGGGTATACATGGATGGTACTTTTATGTGCCTTTCCTTCCAGTATCAAAAGCATCTGAGCCTTGGGCGTGGTGGTATGATTCTTTGCCCGGATGAGCAAAGTTATAACCAGCTTAAAAAAATGTCCTATGATGGCAGACTGCCTGGCATACCATGGCGTGAGCAGGATATTGATACAATGGGTTATCATTACTACATGACACCGGAAACGGCTGCACTTGGTTTACAAAAGTTACCGGAAGCTATTGCAACACCACCGAGGATATGGTCGCATAAAGACTACCCGGATTTAACTAAAATGAAACTATGGGCAAAGCATTAA